In Candidatus Methylomirabilota bacterium, the genomic stretch TCTTCGAGGTATGAGCGCCGCTTCGTCCCCGGAATGGGCAGGATGTCCTCCCCCTGAGCGAGGAGCCAGGCCAGCGCCAGCTGGGAGGGCGTAGCGCCTTTCTCCCGCGCGATCTCCTCGATGCGGCGGACGAGCCCGAGGTTGTGCTCGAGATTCTGATCCTGGAAGCGCGGGTGCTGCCGGCGGCGATCATCTTCCGGAATATCGCCGGCCTGCTTGATCCGGGCGCTCAGCAGACCCCGCCCGATGGGCGAGTAGGCGATGAAGGAGATGCCGAGCTCGCGGCAGGCGGCGATCGTGTCCTCGGCGGGCTGGCGATAGAGCAGCGAGTACTCGCTCTGGACGGCGCTGATCGGATGGACGGCCTGGGCCCGCCGGATGGTCTCGGGCGCCGCCTCGGACAGCCCGAGATAGCGGACCTTGCCGCGCTCGATGAGCCGCGCCATGCCGCCCACCGTGTCCTCGATGGGGACCTTCGGGTCGACCCGGTGCTGGTAGTAGAGGTCGATCACGTCCACGCCCAGGCGCTTGAGGCTCGCGTCGCAGGCTTCCGCGACGTAGGCGGGCCGCCCGTCCACGAGGTTGCCCTTGCCGTCCGGGCTCCGCACCTGGCCGAACTTGGTGGCCACGAGCACCCGGTCGCGCTTGCCTTTGATGGCGCGCCCGAGCAGCTCCTCGCCCTGCCCCCAGCCATACATGTCCGAGGAGTCGAGATGGTTGATCCCGAGATCGAGGGCGCGGTGGATGACGCCGATGGATTCCTGGTCATCGCTCTTGCCATAGGTGCCGGACATGGACATGAGCCCGAGTCCGATGGACGAGGCGTGGAGGCTGCTCTTCCCCAGCTTGCGCATCTGCATCATTTGGGCTCCTTGAAGTCGAGGGCGTTCACGAGATTGGCGGCGGCGGCATCGCGCGCGCCGAGCGGGGCCAGCTGGTGGCGCCACTCGATGAATTTCAGGATGGCGGTGGTGTCGTACGTGGTGTGGTCCACGGCGCCGCGCCGGGAGAAGGGCGACACGACGATGCTCGGCACGCGCGCGCCGGGCCCCCAGCGGTCCACCACGGGCGGCGGCACATGGTCCCAGAAGCCGCCGTTCTCATCGTGGGTCATGATGATGACGGTGCCCTTCCAGGCCGGACTCCGCTGGATGCGCCGCACGAGGTCGGTGGCGTGCTGCTGGCCCCGCGCGATATCGGCATAGCCCGGATGCTCATCGTCGGCCCCGATGGGCTTGACGAAGGCCACCGCGGGCAGCCGGCCCGCGGCCACGTCGGCGAGGAAATCCTTTTCGTCCCTGAGATGCTCCGCCCGTGCCGCCGTGCCGTCGCCGAACTGGCGAAAGTACGCGAAGGGCTGATGGTGGAACTGGAAGAGCCGGTCCGGGTTCCCGGCCAGGGCGTCATTCCAGCCGCCCGAGTACCAGGCCCAGCTCACGCGCGCGTCGCTCAGCCGGTCCCCGATGGTGGGCAGGGTCTGCGGCGGCACGCGGCGGTCGGGCGCGACATTGGCAGGGTGCGGCTGATACGTGCTGAAGGCCGTGTTGACCACGAACCCGTCGGGCGTGACCTGACCGTCCTTGATCAGCATGCCGTTGGCGTCGAGCTGCGCCCGGACCTCCACGGGCGCCTCCCGCCACACCGGCGTGCAGGCGCACACGAGCCAGAAATGGTTGAGGAAGGAGCCGCCAAAGGCCGCGTGGTGGAAGCGGTCGAGCAGCGTGAACTCCTTGGCCAGCGCCCAGGTGGCAAGCTTCGAGCCGTCGTAGTGGCCCATGACCAGTCCCGCCGCGTCGCTCCAGGCCACGAACTTGTCCATCCGCCCGCCATTGATCTGGTGCTGCTGCTGGTAAAAGCGGTGGACCAGGTCGCCCGTCTTCTCACCTGGCGGCACGAACCAGTCGATCAGAAATGGGGCGTTGGGCAAATCGGGCGGGAAGCGCAGATCCGGCGCGGGCGGGCGCTTGGAGGTGTCGATGGGCTGCGGCAGGCTGCGGTAGACGCGACCGTCCCTGTCCACCTGCGGGGGCGCCGAGCGCGAGTTGCTGAGCCCGTCGGCGCCGGGGAAGAGTCCGAAGACATTGTCGAAGGAGCGGTTCTCCTGAAAGATGACCACGATGTGGTCGATGCGCTCCCGCGGGTCGCCGGAGGCCTGACGCTCGGGCGGGGAAGTGGCGCAGGCGGCGAGGACGGCCGCCGCGGCCACGAGAGCCCACCGAAGCATATCGAGGTCTCCCCTCTCGCCCTAGCCTGGATTATTCATGAAGGAGATTCTCTCCTCGTACGGCCCCCTCACCCTGCCCTCTCCCCCGCGGCGGGGGAGAGGGATGAGAACACTCTCGCCACGCCGCTCTCTTCATTCTCATCCCTCTCCCCCAGTGGGGGAGAGGGCAGGGTGAGGGGGTCAGGTGTCCGTGCATAATCCAGGCTAGGGGAAGTCGGGCGGAGGGACGAAGGCCTGGAACTCGCGCTCGAGCAGCCGCGCCATGTGTATGCAGGTGCGGTCCCCGTATTGCGGCCCGATGATCTGGACCCCGACGGGCAG encodes the following:
- a CDS encoding aldo/keto reductase — its product is MQMRKLGKSSLHASSIGLGLMSMSGTYGKSDDQESIGVIHRALDLGINHLDSSDMYGWGQGEELLGRAIKGKRDRVLVATKFGQVRSPDGKGNLVDGRPAYVAEACDASLKRLGVDVIDLYYQHRVDPKVPIEDTVGGMARLIERGKVRYLGLSEAAPETIRRAQAVHPISAVQSEYSLLYRQPAEDTIAACRELGISFIAYSPIGRGLLSARIKQAGDIPEDDRRRQHPRFQDQNLEHNLGLVRRIEEIAREKGATPSQLALAWLLAQGEDILPIPGTKRRSYLEENVEALSISLSKDDLARINEAMPPGAAAGSRYPEAQMKGVYI
- a CDS encoding alkaline phosphatase family protein, giving the protein MLRWALVAAAAVLAACATSPPERQASGDPRERIDHIVVIFQENRSFDNVFGLFPGADGLSNSRSAPPQVDRDGRVYRSLPQPIDTSKRPPAPDLRFPPDLPNAPFLIDWFVPPGEKTGDLVHRFYQQQHQINGGRMDKFVAWSDAAGLVMGHYDGSKLATWALAKEFTLLDRFHHAAFGGSFLNHFWLVCACTPVWREAPVEVRAQLDANGMLIKDGQVTPDGFVVNTAFSTYQPHPANVAPDRRVPPQTLPTIGDRLSDARVSWAWYSGGWNDALAGNPDRLFQFHHQPFAYFRQFGDGTAARAEHLRDEKDFLADVAAGRLPAVAFVKPIGADDEHPGYADIARGQQHATDLVRRIQRSPAWKGTVIIMTHDENGGFWDHVPPPVVDRWGPGARVPSIVVSPFSRRGAVDHTTYDTTAILKFIEWRHQLAPLGARDAAAANLVNALDFKEPK